A genomic window from Aurantimicrobium photophilum includes:
- a CDS encoding PEP/pyruvate-binding domain-containing protein, translating into MGKYTFAFDSTETPEHDRLGGKCTSLAIMTSAGMPVPPGFAVTTDAFDAVMNQTTLRDHIVKHLAGLDPNDVVDVDTRAAHIRELIMTQEVPADVRDESIAAYNTLMELCGGEVPVAVRSSATAEDLPDASFAGQQDTYLWIIGQEAVMQKIRECWASLYTARAITYRMANNISDEGLSMAVAVQKMVNSRTSGVAMTIDPSNGDKSKIVVDSSWGLGEMVVSGEVTPDNFLIDKVMMHIINRIISDKHEELVPSGHGTVIRKEVEAERRNSPSLSDEELIQVATLAKAAHKHYGTVQDIEWAIDADLPAGSNVLLLQSRPETVWSQKKQEVKITSTGSGIEAITKSLMAQIGDRK; encoded by the coding sequence TCGCTTTTGACAGCACCGAAACCCCCGAGCACGACCGTCTAGGTGGCAAGTGCACCAGCCTGGCCATCATGACCAGCGCCGGTATGCCAGTCCCTCCCGGATTCGCCGTAACCACCGATGCATTCGACGCCGTGATGAACCAGACCACTCTGCGCGATCACATCGTGAAGCACTTGGCGGGTCTTGACCCCAACGATGTTGTGGACGTAGACACTCGTGCAGCACACATCCGCGAGCTCATCATGACTCAGGAAGTTCCTGCTGATGTCCGCGACGAGAGCATCGCCGCCTACAACACCCTGATGGAACTCTGTGGCGGGGAAGTGCCTGTAGCTGTGCGCTCGAGTGCAACCGCTGAAGATCTTCCTGACGCCAGCTTCGCTGGACAGCAGGACACCTACCTGTGGATCATTGGCCAGGAAGCAGTGATGCAGAAGATCCGTGAGTGCTGGGCTTCGCTCTACACCGCACGTGCCATCACCTACCGCATGGCGAACAACATCTCCGATGAGGGCCTGTCCATGGCAGTTGCTGTGCAGAAGATGGTCAACTCCCGCACCTCCGGTGTCGCGATGACCATCGACCCCAGCAACGGTGACAAGTCCAAGATCGTGGTCGACTCCAGCTGGGGTCTCGGCGAGATGGTTGTCTCCGGTGAAGTCACTCCAGATAACTTCCTGATCGACAAAGTCATGATGCACATCATCAACCGCATCATCTCGGACAAGCACGAAGAACTCGTTCCTTCCGGACACGGCACCGTGATCCGCAAGGAAGTTGAGGCAGAGCGCCGCAACAGCCCCAGCCTGAGCGATGAAGAACTCATCCAGGTTGCCACTTTGGCTAAGGCGGCTCACAAGCACTACGGAACAGTTCAGGACATCGAGTGGGCCATCGACGCCGACTTGCCTGCAGGTTCCAACGTTCTCCTTCTGCAAAGCCGCCCCGAAACGGTGTGGTCACAGAAGAAGCAGGAAGTGAAAATCACTTCCACCGGTTCCGGTATTGAAGCGATCACGAAGTCGCTGATGGCTCAAATCGGAGACCGCAAGTAA
- a CDS encoding PEP-utilizing enzyme — MTPSAARKSFVSPYDLPAPKGAEGWQDLYPYNLVFQDNLKDKENSKFWFCDSQHWPNVFKPFETVGVEFAVRCLGAYNTRHYIIPPANGIEFRIHNGFCYMSPVAVAPELIGDRVPHFMERAGFYFQNWDSLLENWKKKVLATIEEMDAINFEALPDMVDIEVITSGAGIDPTAKMMADYDRLIQLAYKNWEHHFEFLNLGYVAYLDFFGFCKESFPGIPDLAIAKMVMGVDSVLFRPDDELKDLADLAVKHNLTAVFAMNLDAAGTLAELAGSADGKKWIAAWEKAQEPWFNYTSGNGFYGSDVYWRDNLDLPMGYIQDYVVRAAKGEQLHRPKDALIAERDRITGEYAELLDGEALETFNGKLGLARTVYPYVEDHNFYIEHWTMGVFWRKVRQLSRLLHSYGFWTEPDDMLYLTRDEVRPVLFDLATGWGVGADCIAPTYWPQEIERRRKIVDALMTARPEPAFNEPPAEINEPFTIMLWGITTEQVQQWLGGDEGDPNQLKGMAASPGVVEGKARVIMGPEELDQLQQGEILVAPVTAPSWGPVFGKISATVTDIGGMMSHAAIVCREYGLPAVTGTGSASTKIKTGMKLRVDGSNGTVEIIG; from the coding sequence ATGACGCCAAGCGCCGCTCGCAAGAGCTTCGTCTCGCCTTATGACCTGCCAGCACCCAAGGGTGCTGAAGGTTGGCAAGACCTCTACCCATACAACCTCGTCTTCCAGGACAACCTGAAGGACAAGGAAAACTCCAAGTTCTGGTTCTGCGACTCGCAGCACTGGCCCAACGTGTTCAAGCCATTCGAGACCGTCGGTGTCGAGTTCGCCGTTCGCTGCCTCGGTGCGTACAACACTCGCCACTACATCATTCCTCCCGCAAACGGTATTGAGTTCCGCATCCACAACGGCTTCTGCTACATGAGCCCTGTTGCTGTTGCACCTGAGCTCATCGGCGACCGCGTCCCTCACTTCATGGAGCGCGCTGGTTTCTACTTCCAGAACTGGGATTCCCTCCTGGAGAACTGGAAGAAGAAGGTTCTTGCAACCATCGAAGAGATGGACGCTATCAACTTCGAAGCTCTCCCAGACATGGTTGACATCGAGGTCATCACCAGCGGTGCTGGTATTGACCCCACCGCCAAGATGATGGCTGACTACGACCGTCTGATTCAGCTGGCATACAAGAACTGGGAGCACCACTTCGAGTTCCTGAACCTGGGATACGTCGCGTACCTCGACTTCTTCGGCTTCTGCAAGGAATCCTTCCCCGGCATCCCTGACTTGGCTATCGCCAAGATGGTGATGGGTGTGGACTCGGTTCTCTTCCGTCCCGATGACGAGCTCAAGGACCTCGCTGACCTCGCTGTGAAGCACAACCTCACCGCTGTCTTCGCTATGAACCTCGACGCAGCAGGAACCCTTGCTGAACTCGCAGGCTCTGCAGACGGCAAGAAGTGGATTGCTGCATGGGAGAAGGCTCAGGAGCCTTGGTTCAACTACACCAGCGGTAACGGTTTCTACGGTTCTGACGTCTACTGGCGTGACAACCTCGATCTGCCTATGGGTTACATCCAGGACTACGTTGTCCGCGCAGCCAAGGGCGAGCAGCTTCACCGCCCCAAGGATGCACTCATTGCAGAGCGCGACCGTATCACCGGTGAATACGCTGAACTTCTCGACGGCGAAGCCCTCGAGACTTTCAACGGCAAGCTCGGTCTTGCACGCACCGTGTACCCCTACGTAGAAGACCACAACTTCTACATTGAGCACTGGACCATGGGCGTCTTCTGGCGCAAGGTTCGTCAGCTGTCTCGTTTGCTCCACAGCTACGGCTTCTGGACTGAGCCAGATGACATGCTCTACCTGACCCGCGACGAAGTACGTCCCGTACTCTTCGACCTCGCAACCGGTTGGGGTGTTGGCGCTGACTGCATCGCACCTACCTACTGGCCACAGGAGATCGAGCGTCGTCGCAAGATCGTGGACGCCCTGATGACTGCACGCCCCGAGCCTGCATTCAACGAGCCTCCCGCAGAGATCAACGAGCCATTCACCATCATGCTCTGGGGTATCACCACCGAGCAGGTTCAGCAGTGGCTTGGCGGCGACGAGGGCGACCCCAACCAGCTCAAGGGTATGGCAGCATCCCCCGGTGTTGTTGAGGGTAAGGCACGCGTCATCATGGGACCAGAGGAGCTCGACCAGCTCCAGCAAGGTGAAATCCTTGTTGCTCCTGTGACCGCACCTAGCTGGGGACCTGTCTTCGGCAAGATCAGCGCAACGGTGACCGACATCGGTGGAATGATGAGCCACGCGGCTATCGTTTGCCGTGAGTACGGCCTTC